The proteins below are encoded in one region of Corynebacterium felinum:
- a CDS encoding metallophosphoesterase family protein, which yields MVEDTFTQVRRTHVRFVHTSDLQIGMTRWFLSAEAQPRFEAARKDVIARIGHVAVDNECEFIVIAGDVFEHNSIHARVRDRAIEALAQLPVPVVLLPGNHDPLTADSVFFHTQAHENIHVIDSFEERELIDGVSIVGAPYKAKSAQTDLVAHALAPLEPTNTIRIAIGHGQVHSRGNADKLDLIDLALVESKISDGSIDYLALGDTHSAEPVGSTGRVWFSGAPEPTDFYEYPSGTGEHNAGKVLIVDVDKQPQSTAESAQTTVTVTEKEVGTWTFSAPTFEINNSDELADFFTYLDNHPNKDRCVIKYALTGRIDIDTMRQLEEGLANRELLFAALYPRERLMDLDIEPSDDDIATLNLHGFASDSFDELRAMNTPEATDALKLLFRLNAKTH from the coding sequence GTGGTTGAGGATACTTTCACTCAGGTGAGAAGAACACACGTGCGTTTCGTGCATACCTCGGATCTGCAAATCGGGATGACTCGGTGGTTTCTCTCCGCTGAGGCGCAGCCACGCTTTGAAGCAGCCCGCAAAGATGTCATCGCCCGCATCGGGCACGTTGCCGTAGACAATGAGTGTGAGTTCATCGTGATCGCCGGCGACGTATTTGAACACAACAGCATTCACGCGCGGGTGCGTGACCGAGCCATTGAAGCGCTCGCACAACTGCCTGTCCCCGTCGTTTTACTGCCGGGCAACCACGATCCGCTGACTGCGGACAGCGTGTTCTTCCACACACAAGCACACGAGAACATTCATGTGATCGACAGCTTCGAGGAGCGTGAGCTTATCGACGGCGTGAGCATCGTCGGCGCACCCTACAAGGCGAAAAGCGCCCAAACCGACCTCGTTGCCCACGCTCTTGCACCCCTAGAGCCCACAAACACAATCCGCATCGCAATCGGACACGGCCAAGTACATTCCCGCGGTAACGCCGACAAACTCGACCTCATTGACCTTGCGCTCGTGGAATCAAAAATCTCAGACGGCAGCATCGACTATCTCGCATTAGGGGATACCCACTCCGCCGAACCCGTCGGCTCCACCGGCCGCGTCTGGTTTTCCGGCGCACCCGAACCGACCGATTTCTACGAGTACCCCTCGGGGACGGGCGAACATAACGCAGGCAAGGTGCTCATTGTCGACGTCGACAAGCAACCCCAGTCAACCGCTGAATCAGCCCAGACCACGGTCACAGTCACCGAAAAAGAAGTCGGCACCTGGACATTTAGCGCCCCTACCTTCGAAATCAACAACTCAGATGAACTCGCCGACTTCTTCACCTACCTCGATAACCACCCCAACAAAGACCGCTGCGTGATCAAATACGCACTCACCGGCCGCATCGACATCGACACCATGCGCCAACTCGAAGAAGGCCTAGCCAACCGCGAACTACTCTTTGCAGCACTCTACCCCCGCGAACGCCTCATGGACCTCGACATCGAACCCAGCGACGACGATATCGCCACCCTCAACCTGCACGGATTCGCCAGCGACAGCTTCGACGAACTACGCGCCATGAACACCCCCGAAGCCACCGACGCCCTCAAACTCCTGTTCAGACTCAACGCCAAAACCCACTAA
- a CDS encoding AAA family ATPase: MRIHEIEIFHFRGITHLTLTDLPTNGLIVISGPNEAGKSTILEAIDTALNTKSTSKASHIKEIKSLNHDEPPRVKLRIELAGHIIELDKQYLKSPKTLITIDNRTYSGEEAEKQLAQLKTEHIDDALYAAMFNRQDNMLHDLALAEIQPLEQVLRSHTSTNTHAEIDTPNTGNSLIDAALKEKLTYFTKNNRPTGILKEAEERLNTAHEQERTCLEALNQLENYVTEHTRIEKQRDLARTRLPELRHGLDNYRSELSEITELETTLTTATNTYEKAELALTHARTEHTRRVEKEKEIERLRIQVASHEAELEPALEKVEAEKRARKRVVDTRNEAIAHAKAARETLTALKNEQRAAQATHRLAENRALIKAIDELENEAEPLRARKPLAKKHYARLEAAFEKLKEVRIKVSVQATTLALYADDATTITLNGSAQHIDAEPYELPITSETSIVIGKVTARITPGAGLGLHELEKAEDEWEKLCTELDVDDLEHAKQRVDAESQLARINDHIKALLKSRTRSEIEEEIARDASEACEASGRSLDEINAEIAAAEETLTHAETQRDELDRELETFEQSPAQIKVLQLQDALGTSRAILDRETLSLHEEEKALSSTQLEENLLHATAAFTQARSTREEIQRCVDTLDPEHKRKLVEVAEAKVKNCEAEIRSAERELDRMAGYIEQATGVAADYDRARNERTEAQRRYEVLSARARAAALLYDVLAKHQRHARERYAEPFMHKLQMLGRVVFGKDVSFELSENLQVLARTQQGVRVSKKNLSGGAQEQVEILIRLAVSSLVAEHGLPVFFDDVLGSTDDERLDSMAAVFNSLSKKQQIFVLTCAPVRYQGVGVSREYFIKDLQRM, encoded by the coding sequence ATGCGCATCCACGAAATCGAAATTTTCCACTTCCGTGGAATCACCCACCTCACACTCACCGACCTACCCACCAACGGGCTGATTGTCATCTCCGGACCCAACGAAGCCGGCAAATCCACCATCCTCGAAGCAATCGACACCGCCCTTAACACCAAATCAACCTCCAAAGCCAGCCACATCAAAGAAATCAAATCCCTCAACCACGATGAACCGCCCAGAGTAAAACTGCGCATCGAACTCGCCGGACACATCATCGAACTCGACAAGCAATACCTCAAAAGCCCCAAAACACTCATCACCATCGACAACCGCACCTACAGCGGCGAAGAAGCAGAAAAACAACTCGCACAACTGAAAACAGAACACATCGACGACGCCCTCTACGCAGCCATGTTCAACCGGCAAGACAACATGCTCCACGACCTTGCACTTGCCGAAATCCAACCGCTTGAACAAGTGCTACGCAGCCACACCAGCACAAACACCCACGCGGAGATCGATACACCCAACACCGGCAACAGCCTCATCGACGCCGCGCTTAAAGAAAAACTCACCTACTTCACCAAAAACAACCGCCCCACCGGCATACTCAAAGAAGCCGAAGAACGCCTCAACACTGCCCACGAACAGGAACGCACCTGCCTAGAAGCACTCAACCAACTCGAAAACTACGTCACTGAACACACACGCATCGAAAAACAACGCGACCTCGCCCGCACACGCCTGCCCGAATTACGCCACGGACTCGACAACTACCGCAGCGAACTGAGCGAAATCACCGAACTCGAAACCACACTCACCACCGCCACCAACACCTACGAAAAAGCTGAACTCGCACTCACACACGCCCGCACCGAACACACGCGCCGGGTCGAGAAAGAAAAAGAAATCGAGCGCCTGCGCATTCAAGTTGCCAGCCATGAAGCTGAACTCGAACCAGCCTTAGAAAAAGTTGAAGCCGAAAAACGCGCACGCAAGAGAGTCGTAGACACCCGCAACGAAGCAATCGCGCACGCAAAAGCTGCCCGCGAAACCCTCACCGCACTGAAAAATGAGCAACGTGCAGCGCAGGCAACACATCGACTCGCCGAAAACCGGGCACTGATCAAGGCCATCGACGAGCTCGAAAACGAAGCAGAACCTCTACGCGCTCGCAAACCGCTAGCGAAAAAACACTACGCCCGCCTGGAAGCAGCTTTCGAAAAGCTTAAGGAAGTGCGCATCAAAGTCAGCGTCCAAGCAACCACCCTTGCGCTTTATGCCGATGATGCAACCACAATCACGCTCAACGGCAGTGCTCAGCACATCGACGCTGAGCCGTATGAGCTTCCTATCACCAGCGAAACGTCAATCGTTATCGGGAAGGTGACAGCACGAATCACCCCTGGAGCGGGCCTGGGTCTTCACGAACTGGAGAAAGCTGAAGATGAGTGGGAGAAACTGTGCACTGAGCTCGATGTTGACGATCTTGAACACGCCAAGCAGCGTGTCGACGCCGAATCCCAGCTCGCCCGCATCAACGACCACATCAAAGCCTTGCTGAAGTCACGCACGCGAAGCGAGATCGAGGAAGAAATCGCCCGCGATGCAAGTGAAGCTTGTGAGGCAAGCGGACGCAGCCTCGATGAGATTAACGCGGAGATCGCAGCAGCTGAAGAAACACTCACTCACGCTGAAACACAACGTGATGAGCTTGATCGTGAACTGGAAACATTCGAGCAATCCCCAGCACAGATCAAAGTATTGCAACTTCAAGACGCACTGGGGACCAGCCGCGCAATCCTTGATCGGGAAACACTAAGTCTGCATGAGGAAGAAAAAGCGCTCAGCAGCACCCAACTGGAAGAGAATCTTCTCCACGCCACAGCAGCATTCACACAAGCACGCAGCACACGTGAAGAAATCCAGCGTTGCGTGGACACTCTAGATCCGGAGCATAAACGCAAGCTCGTTGAGGTTGCGGAGGCGAAAGTGAAGAACTGTGAAGCAGAAATTCGCTCAGCGGAACGCGAGCTCGACCGCATGGCTGGATACATTGAACAAGCCACAGGCGTGGCTGCCGACTATGATCGAGCCCGCAATGAGCGCACAGAGGCGCAGCGTCGCTACGAGGTGCTCAGCGCCCGCGCCCGCGCAGCAGCGCTGCTCTACGATGTTTTAGCCAAGCACCAACGCCATGCTAGGGAACGCTACGCGGAACCGTTCATGCACAAACTTCAGATGCTTGGGCGTGTGGTCTTTGGCAAAGATGTGTCTTTTGAATTGAGCGAAAATTTACAGGTGCTCGCTCGGACACAGCAGGGGGTGCGGGTTTCTAAGAAGAATCTTTCGGGCGGTGCCCAAGAGCAAGTGGAGATCCTTATTCGACTGGCTGTGTCGAGTTTGGTGGCTGAGCATGGTTTGCCAGTTTTCTTTGATGATGTGTTGGGTTCAACTGATGATGAGCGCCTTGATTCCATGGCCGCAGTCTTCAACTCCCTTTCTAAGAAACAGCAAATATTTGTCTTAACGTGTGCCCCAGTTCGCTATCAGGGAGTGGGGGTAAGTCGGGAGTATTTCATTAAGGATCTTCAAAGAATGTGA
- a CDS encoding MarR family winged helix-turn-helix transcriptional regulator produces the protein MTTPRWLNDDEQKFWRLMLNAVRKVQHYNERVLQIEHNLTSSEFAVLVSLSEAENEEMRLRDLCAALDWDRSRTSHQVTRMEKRGLVEKRRYAGDARGILIDLTDEGKRRLIEAAPSHVESVRELVFDTITPELQGPVTEYLENIMRKDIGATSC, from the coding sequence ATGACTACACCCCGTTGGTTAAATGATGACGAACAGAAGTTTTGGCGCTTAATGCTAAACGCTGTTCGAAAAGTACAACACTATAACGAGCGTGTGCTGCAGATCGAACACAACCTAACCAGTAGTGAATTTGCGGTTCTGGTGAGCTTGTCGGAGGCTGAGAACGAAGAAATGCGCCTCCGCGATCTGTGTGCCGCGCTCGACTGGGACCGCTCACGGACCTCCCACCAGGTCACGCGCATGGAGAAGCGAGGTTTAGTTGAAAAACGCCGCTACGCAGGAGATGCACGCGGCATCCTGATCGACCTGACAGATGAAGGAAAACGACGCCTTATCGAAGCAGCGCCAAGCCACGTGGAATCCGTGCGTGAGCTGGTCTTTGACACCATCACCCCAGAGCTTCAGGGCCCAGTGACGGAATATCTGGAAAACATTATGCGCAAGGATATAGGCGCGACCTCCTGCTAG
- a CDS encoding PspC domain-containing protein — MENNTTPMIRRELRRSSTQQWFGGVLSGVAETYGWNVTLLRVLFICSIFLPGPQVIAYLAAWLIMPR; from the coding sequence ATGGAAAACAACACTACGCCGATGATTCGTCGCGAACTTCGCCGTTCAAGCACTCAACAGTGGTTTGGCGGTGTGTTATCCGGAGTGGCGGAAACGTACGGCTGGAACGTGACTTTACTGCGCGTTTTGTTCATCTGTTCGATCTTTTTGCCTGGCCCACAGGTAATCGCATACCTAGCGGCTTGGTTGATCATGCCGCGCTAA
- a CDS encoding LutC/YkgG family protein, producing the protein MDAKSEILSRIRNAHVLSNMPEDVEIVREYNLDETSKYSREQLKEILIDRLLDYKAIVRESDEKSLPATLAEILKERGAQEIRFAEGLDPALFADFAGTATADDHSVDPRTLNDVDAVVTDSHVSSAQTGTICLESNELCGRRALTLVPDCHVVIVRMDNVVYGVPEMIGRLGRTRPVTMISGPSATSDIELNRVEGVHGPRTLICVIVD; encoded by the coding sequence ATGGATGCTAAATCTGAGATTTTGTCACGCATTCGTAATGCTCACGTTCTGTCGAACATGCCTGAGGACGTTGAGATTGTTCGTGAGTACAATCTGGACGAGACTTCGAAGTATTCGCGTGAGCAGCTGAAGGAGATCTTGATTGATCGCCTGCTCGATTATAAGGCGATTGTTCGTGAGTCTGATGAGAAGTCTTTGCCTGCAACGTTGGCTGAGATTTTGAAGGAGCGGGGCGCACAGGAGATTCGTTTCGCTGAGGGTCTAGATCCTGCTTTGTTCGCTGATTTTGCAGGCACGGCTACCGCGGATGATCATTCTGTGGATCCACGTACGTTGAACGATGTGGATGCTGTGGTGACCGATTCTCATGTGTCTTCGGCTCAGACTGGCACTATTTGCTTGGAGTCGAATGAGCTTTGTGGTCGCCGCGCGTTGACGTTGGTGCCAGATTGCCACGTGGTGATTGTGCGTATGGACAATGTTGTTTATGGTGTGCCGGAGATGATCGGCCGTTTGGGTCGTACGCGCCCGGTGACGATGATTTCAGGTCCTTCGGCTACGTCGGATATTGAGCTTAATCGTGTTGAGGGCGTTCATGGTCCTCGTACATTGATCTGTGTGATCGTGGATTAA
- a CDS encoding LutB/LldF family L-lactate oxidation iron-sulfur protein, giving the protein MSVSLGTPTMPPRASDLSNLRGDRSFPKNAHDGLNNVTQRRNLTKATTTIRNKRQAVIDEIDDWEALREAGSTTKRHVMAHLPELLEQFEAQVTARGGHVHWARDAVEAGKIITELVQATGEKRVVKIKSMATQEIALNEQLEEAGIFAQETDLAELIVQLGEDKPSHILVPAIHRNRAEIRRIFLNKMDHIDESITSEPAELAEAARVYLRQQFMEAKVAISGANFGIAETGHVTIVESEGNGRMCLTLPETLISVMGIEKILPTFRDYETFLQLLPRSSTGERMNPYTSLWSGVTEGDGPKNFHVVLVDNGRTAAMADELGREALKCIRCSACLNVCPVYERAGGHAYGSTYPGPIGAILTPQLTGIDDSHDPNGYLPYASSLCGRCNEVCPVKIPIVENLIELRHKKVSAHKPKIEAGLMGAMKLTWGSAALWNTATRLVFMGRVLGGFDGKITHLPSFLSGWTNIRDTAVPAKKSFRQWFESPEAQALLAEAREQGLPLNKLSEQKEK; this is encoded by the coding sequence GTGAGCGTTTCACTCGGAACCCCAACCATGCCGCCTCGCGCCTCGGATCTTTCGAACTTGCGCGGTGATCGTTCCTTCCCGAAGAACGCTCACGACGGCCTGAACAATGTGACCCAGCGTCGTAACCTGACCAAGGCCACCACCACTATTCGCAACAAGCGCCAAGCTGTCATTGATGAGATTGATGACTGGGAGGCGTTGCGTGAGGCTGGTTCGACCACCAAGCGCCATGTGATGGCTCACCTTCCTGAGCTGCTGGAGCAGTTCGAGGCGCAGGTTACTGCTCGTGGTGGCCATGTGCACTGGGCTCGCGACGCCGTTGAGGCTGGCAAGATTATCACCGAACTTGTGCAGGCTACTGGCGAAAAGCGGGTAGTGAAGATCAAGTCGATGGCAACCCAGGAAATTGCGCTGAATGAGCAGCTGGAAGAAGCTGGGATTTTTGCGCAGGAAACTGACTTGGCTGAGCTTATTGTTCAGCTGGGTGAGGATAAGCCTTCGCACATTCTGGTTCCTGCTATTCACCGCAACCGTGCTGAAATTCGTCGTATCTTCTTGAACAAGATGGATCACATTGACGAGTCGATCACCTCGGAGCCTGCCGAGTTGGCTGAGGCTGCTCGTGTGTACTTGCGTCAGCAGTTCATGGAGGCCAAGGTCGCTATTTCGGGCGCCAACTTTGGTATTGCTGAGACTGGCCACGTCACCATTGTGGAGTCTGAAGGCAACGGCCGTATGTGCTTGACCCTGCCTGAAACGCTGATTTCGGTGATGGGTATTGAGAAGATTTTGCCGACGTTCCGCGATTATGAGACGTTCTTGCAGCTTCTGCCTCGCTCTTCTACCGGTGAGCGCATGAATCCTTATACCTCTTTGTGGTCCGGTGTGACTGAGGGCGATGGCCCGAAGAACTTCCACGTGGTGTTGGTGGATAATGGCCGTACTGCTGCCATGGCTGACGAGTTGGGCCGTGAGGCTTTGAAGTGCATCCGTTGTTCGGCGTGTTTGAATGTCTGCCCTGTCTATGAGCGTGCCGGTGGCCATGCGTATGGTTCGACCTATCCTGGTCCTATTGGTGCGATTTTGACTCCTCAGCTGACTGGTATTGATGATTCTCACGATCCGAATGGCTACTTGCCTTACGCTTCTTCGTTGTGTGGTCGCTGTAATGAGGTCTGCCCTGTGAAGATTCCTATTGTTGAGAATCTTATTGAGCTGCGCCATAAGAAAGTCTCTGCCCATAAGCCGAAAATTGAGGCTGGCCTGATGGGTGCTATGAAGTTGACGTGGGGTTCTGCTGCTTTGTGGAATACCGCTACTCGTTTGGTGTTCATGGGTCGCGTTTTGGGCGGTTTCGATGGCAAGATTACGCATTTGCCTTCGTTCTTGTCCGGTTGGACGAATATTCGTGACACTGCGGTTCCTGCGAAGAAGTCTTTCCGCCAGTGGTTTGAGTCCCCTGAGGCTCAGGCGTTGTTGGCTGAGGCTCGTGAGCAGGGTCTTCCGCTAAATAAGCTCAGTGAGCAGAAGGAGAAGTAA
- a CDS encoding (Fe-S)-binding protein: MRVALFSTCIGDTMFPDANKATALILSRLGYEVVFPKSQTCCGQMHVNTGYQKEAVGQIKNYVDAFNDPSIDYVVSPSGSCVGAVREQHEHVAKRYGSAALADGAATCAKKTLDLPEFLIDVAGVENVGAFFPHKVTYHPSCHGLRFLKLGDRPYRLLKNVEGLELLELPNKEECCGFGGTFSLKNAETSAAMVSDKCRNIEVTGAEYVTGGDSSCLMNIAGSLSRQHVGIRAVHIAEILASTKEHPWSPTSAAYSKEAML; the protein is encoded by the coding sequence ATGAGAGTTGCGCTCTTCTCGACCTGCATCGGTGACACGATGTTCCCCGATGCAAACAAAGCAACCGCGCTTATTCTGTCTCGGCTGGGCTACGAGGTAGTCTTCCCGAAGTCACAGACTTGTTGCGGTCAGATGCACGTGAACACTGGCTATCAGAAGGAAGCCGTCGGCCAGATTAAGAATTATGTCGACGCATTCAATGATCCTTCGATCGATTATGTTGTCTCCCCTTCCGGTTCGTGCGTCGGCGCAGTCCGTGAGCAGCATGAGCATGTGGCGAAGCGTTATGGTTCCGCCGCACTTGCTGATGGCGCTGCCACCTGTGCGAAGAAAACTCTTGACTTGCCTGAATTCTTGATTGATGTGGCTGGTGTCGAGAATGTGGGTGCGTTCTTCCCCCATAAGGTCACCTACCACCCTTCTTGCCACGGTTTGCGCTTTTTGAAGCTGGGCGACCGCCCTTACCGTTTGCTGAAGAACGTGGAAGGCCTGGAGCTGCTGGAACTTCCTAACAAGGAAGAGTGCTGTGGTTTTGGTGGAACGTTCTCGTTGAAGAATGCTGAGACTTCTGCGGCTATGGTGTCGGATAAGTGCCGCAACATTGAAGTTACTGGCGCTGAGTATGTCACTGGTGGCGATTCTTCCTGCCTGATGAACATTGCAGGTTCTTTGTCTCGCCAGCATGTGGGTATCCGCGCTGTCCATATTGCTGAGATTCTGGCGTCCACCAAGGAGCACCCTTGGTCGCCTACCTCGGCTGCTTACTCGAAGGAGGCAATGCTGTGA
- a CDS encoding L-lactate permease, which translates to MNTFTAVTDAVGGSLGLSALVATIPLLAFFIMLIGVKARAHTSAAVATLAAILVAIFGFNMPTDLAIASALRGGLFGLFPIVWVIVMAIWFYQITVASGRFEDLRRTFDKLGDGDVRIQAILIAFCFGGLLEALAGFGAPVAITATMILALGVKPLKAATVVLLANTAPVAFGAVAIPITTAGEVSGRSLEQTLNIAAIVGHQAPLIAVFVPAILLLILDGTKGLKEAWIPAFIIGISFAVAQWATSNFFAYQLTDVVACIASLGVAFVFLRFWTPRGIEEMRQRMDLPPAATSEELPARRVWMALMPYAVVTVIFGIANLGSTIPALLKTLKVSFAWPLLSERLVTASGEPVKSGYTFFLIHNPGSLLLISGIIVAIAYAVFNENGKYSLTFGQVAQEFGSVWYRMRWSAVTIMLVLGLAYVMNYSGQTIAIGQYVASLGAIYAFLAPTLGWVGTAVTGSDTSANALFGKMQVTAAEHAGLNPDLMLAANTTGGVVGKMISPQSLAIAATAVSMEGRESDIFKAVVAWSFGLLLVVCALVYLQTNILSFMAPVVH; encoded by the coding sequence GTGAACACCTTTACCGCTGTGACCGACGCAGTGGGTGGCAGCCTTGGCCTTTCCGCCTTGGTAGCAACCATCCCACTGTTGGCGTTCTTCATCATGCTCATCGGCGTCAAAGCCCGCGCGCACACCTCTGCGGCGGTAGCGACGCTTGCGGCAATCCTCGTCGCCATTTTCGGCTTCAACATGCCCACCGATCTGGCTATCGCTTCCGCTCTTCGCGGTGGCCTGTTCGGCCTATTCCCTATCGTATGGGTGATCGTGATGGCGATCTGGTTCTACCAGATCACCGTTGCTTCCGGCCGTTTCGAAGATCTGCGCCGCACCTTTGACAAGCTTGGCGACGGCGACGTGCGCATCCAGGCAATCCTCATCGCTTTCTGCTTCGGTGGCTTGCTCGAAGCACTCGCCGGCTTCGGCGCCCCAGTGGCCATCACCGCAACCATGATTCTGGCACTGGGCGTCAAACCACTGAAGGCTGCAACCGTGGTTCTTCTGGCGAACACCGCACCTGTCGCCTTCGGTGCCGTGGCTATTCCAATTACCACCGCTGGTGAGGTTTCCGGCCGTAGCTTGGAGCAAACCCTCAACATCGCCGCTATCGTCGGCCACCAGGCACCACTGATCGCCGTGTTCGTTCCTGCTATTCTCCTGTTGATCCTTGACGGCACAAAGGGCCTGAAGGAAGCATGGATCCCAGCGTTCATCATCGGCATTTCCTTCGCTGTTGCTCAGTGGGCAACCTCGAACTTCTTCGCCTACCAGCTCACCGATGTCGTCGCGTGTATCGCGTCTTTGGGCGTTGCATTCGTCTTCCTGCGCTTCTGGACCCCACGTGGCATCGAAGAGATGCGTCAGCGCATGGATCTGCCACCTGCAGCCACCTCCGAGGAGCTGCCTGCCCGTCGCGTCTGGATGGCCCTGATGCCGTATGCTGTTGTGACCGTCATTTTCGGTATTGCCAACCTCGGCTCCACCATCCCAGCTTTGCTGAAGACCCTGAAGGTTTCCTTCGCATGGCCACTGCTGTCTGAGCGTCTGGTCACCGCCTCTGGCGAGCCAGTAAAGTCCGGCTACACCTTCTTCCTGATCCACAACCCAGGTTCTTTGCTGCTGATCTCCGGCATCATCGTCGCTATTGCTTACGCTGTCTTCAACGAGAATGGCAAATACTCGCTGACCTTCGGCCAGGTTGCCCAGGAGTTCGGCTCCGTGTGGTACCGCATGCGCTGGTCTGCTGTCACCATCATGCTGGTTCTGGGCCTGGCTTATGTCATGAACTACTCCGGCCAGACCATTGCAATTGGTCAGTACGTTGCATCGCTTGGCGCTATCTACGCATTCTTGGCACCAACCCTAGGCTGGGTGGGCACCGCCGTGACCGGCTCCGATACTTCCGCAAACGCACTGTTCGGCAAGATGCAGGTCACCGCAGCTGAGCACGCAGGGCTGAACCCTGACCTGATGCTGGCCGCCAACACCACTGGTGGTGTTGTGGGCAAGATGATCTCCCCACAGTCGCTCGCTATTGCAGCAACCGCTGTTTCCATGGAAGGTCGCGAGTCCGACATCTTCAAGGCTGTAGTTGCCTGGTCCTTCGGCTTGCTGCTCGTTGTCTGTGCTCTCGTTTACCTGCAGACCAACATCTTGAGCTTCATGGCTCCTGTGGTTCACTAA